The DNA sequence TGTTCCGGGGCGCGAAGCTGCCCTGCACCGAGCTGGACTGGTGGGGCTCCACGAAGGTGGGCCCCGTCACCGTCCACTACGTCCCCTCGCAGCACTGGAGCCGCCGGGGGCTGAATGACGCCAACGAGATGCTCTGGGGCGGCTTCGTCATCGAGGGCTCCAGCGCCCGCCTCTACCACTCCGGCGACACCGCCTACTTCGACGGCTTCAAGGAGATCGGCCGCCGCTACCCCGGCATCGACGCGGCCATGCTGCCCATCGGCGCGTATGACCCGGCGTGGTTCATGAGCAAGCAGCACATGAACCCGGAGGAGGCGGTGCAATCCTTCGAGGACCTGGGCGCCCGCCACTTCATGGCCATGCACTGGGGCACCTTCAAGCTGACCGACGAGCCGCTCAACGAGCCGCCCCAGCGCCTGGACGCGGAGTGGACCCGGCGCGCCTGGCCGCGCGAGAAGCTGCACGTGCTCGCCGTGGGCGAGAGCCTCACCGTTCGTAACGGTTGAGCCCGGCGAAGCGGTGTGCTTTGGGAGCCCCCCATGCTCCTGTCCACCCTCCTTGCCGTGGCGCTCGCGCAGGCACCGCTCACCACCACCGCCGAGCGCAGCAACTGGACGCGCACCGGCCGCTACCC is a window from the Hyalangium ruber genome containing:
- a CDS encoding MBL fold metallo-hydrolase, whose amino-acid sequence is MAPRFKNLDGSIPQSFNTVFKWAVADKLAGRRRKSPDRAPVPTVEPDLAALATPPAPGEGARLTWLGHASWLVQLDGLSLLIDPVLRDAINVVIRRNVPPGVPPEKLPPITASLVSHNHYDHLDLPSLEQVRAPIVTGLGHARLFRGAKLPCTELDWWGSTKVGPVTVHYVPSQHWSRRGLNDANEMLWGGFVIEGSSARLYHSGDTAYFDGFKEIGRRYPGIDAAMLPIGAYDPAWFMSKQHMNPEEAVQSFEDLGARHFMAMHWGTFKLTDEPLNEPPQRLDAEWTRRAWPREKLHVLAVGESLTVRNG